A window from Festucalex cinctus isolate MCC-2025b chromosome 12, RoL_Fcin_1.0, whole genome shotgun sequence encodes these proteins:
- the LOC144032300 gene encoding uncharacterized protein LOC144032300 isoform X2 — protein MFRVSYIIRLDNQNPLCHRKMANNGRTVQRRRNRVTPQKDAEQHVLLEKDKMGLRESFINPFKGRGVVATQTFTKEEFVLEYRGKLCEQGLEQNLERNEQEAVFLFYFNWRGKGWCLDASDEDQSLGRLVNDNHIKPNCKMKVIEVGGLPHLCLFAIRDIAPGEELSYNYGNSDWPWRKKTPSLEAAEDTNASKRPKTPSLEAAEDTSASKRPKTPSLEAAAHTSSSKRPKTPSLEAAEDTSANKRPKTPSLEAAEDMSASKRPKTPSLEAAAHTSSSKRPKTPSLEAAEDTSASKRPKTPSLEVAEDMSAGDRCQTPPLEVGDDRMDAGDRPQQTPLCEVTDDILNVANSPQSSTCLDESPEISDDTDYDDKDYIPETEKQNMFDSDDSIDLCPLEKTSSSSVFPSLANSAIDAQTSEKTKTNTSRKRSLLKVSGTRNQSPLKKSRVQCISESIKVSPPSNSKIKRVYDKRNYCLYCLTPSSKIARHLEAKHADKEEVAKAFMHPKNSQARRDELNILRRRGNYAHNSLIVRSGEGDLQACYRPRERKQGSDFIHCFHCQGLYAKKTIWKHIKICPAKKKSEKELGVSKKRVQSRCALKTAVACEISDGLKTVLSCMIYDEVTRVIYDDDLLLKFGQHLFDLNGSRKNRHDYIRQRLRELGRLLTEARKNSSIRKAVELIYPANFNRVITAVKVLAGHNSENNTYKKPSLALKIGHSLGVLSELIESDSLSSVDRDECLLEYAREFKTIKNFRWKALISRGATTTMTEAKWNAPQILPFTEDVKLLDEHVEKSREVAERMLKLCPSASNYAALAKVTLAQVIIFNRRREGEVSRMELSTFVERKELEHNEDMAACLTPLENKMCEFFTRLEIRGKRGRGVPVLLKPSMVSAMELLAQTREMCGVLKENVFMFGRPEAMTAYRGGECIQKLAKESGAKNPEALTSTRLRKHIATMSQVLNLQENEADQLADFLGHDIRVHRQYYRLPQGTLQLAKMSKMLLAVEQGTLSQYKGQTLDDVQIDPQEKVDSTQDPEESSDEESDLTVPEATGEADVEEEAATSLPSSSKTTLIEDMGVSQMTGGITKRKWTDAEIYAVEKHMMHFIHKCQVPQKLDCLRCINSEPHALKNRTWTGVKNFVRNRITTLKRRASAKC, from the exons ATGTTCAGAGTGAGTTACATAATCCGCCTTGATAACCAAAACCCTCTTTGCCATAGAAAGATGGCAAACAATGGAAGAACAGTGCAAAGGCGGAGGAATCGGGTCACTCCACAAAAAGATGCTGAGCAGCATGTACTATTGGAAAAGGATAAGATGGGACTTAGAGAGTCCTTCATTAACCCATTCAAAG GTCGAGGTGTGGTTGCTACACAGACTTttaccaaagaagaatttgtgcTGGAGTACCGTGGAAAGCTTTGTGAACAAGGTCTTGAGCAAAATTTGGAGCGTAATGAACAAGAAGCAGTCttcctattttatttcaactggAGAGGTAAAGGTTGGTG TCTTGATGCATCAGATGAAGACCAGTCATTGGGAAGGCTCGTAAATGACAACCACATAAAGCCAAACTGCAAGATGAAGGTTATTGAAGTTGGTGGTTTGCCACATCTTTGCCTTTTTGCAATCCGAGACATCGCTCCAGGTGAAGAATTGTCGTATAACTACGGAAATTCAGACTGGCCTTGGCGCAAAAAG ACACCATCACTTGAGGCCGCTGAAGACACGAATGCAAGCAAAAGACCTAAG ACACCATCACTTGAGGCCGCTGAAGACACGAGTGCTAGCAAAAGACCTAAG acaccatcacttgaggccgctgcacacacgagttcAAGCAAAAGACCTAAG ACACCATCACTTGAGGCCGCTGAAGACACGAGTGCGAACAAAAGACCTAAG ACACCATCACTTGAGGCCGCTGAAGACATGAGTGCGAGCAAAAGACCTAAG acaccatcacttgaggccgctgcacacacgagttcAAGCAAAAGACCTAAG ACACCATCACTTGAGGCCGCTGAAGACACGAGTGCTAGCAAAAGACCTAAG ACACCATCTCTTGAAGTTGCTGAAGACATGAGTGCTGGCGACAGATGTCAG ACACCACCTCTCGAGGTGGGAGATGACAGGATGGATGCTGGCGACAGGCCTCAG CAGACACCATTATGTGAAGTCACAGATGATATCCTAAATGTTGCCAATAGTCCTCAG tcTTCCACATGTTTGGACGAATCACCGGAGATCTCTGATGATACAGACTATGATGATAAAGATTATATTCcagaaacagaaaaacaaaatatgttcgACTCTGACGATAGCATAGACTTGTGTCCACTGGAGAAAACATCATCTTCATCTGTCTTCCCATCTTTGGCTAATTCAGCTATTGATGCTCAAACCTCTGAGAAGACAAAGACAAACACTTCAAGGAAGAGGAGCCTACTTAAGGTCTCTGGGACAAGAAACCAAAGTCCTCTGAAAAAAAGCAGAGTCCAGTGTATTTCAGAATCTATCAAAGTGTCTCCACCCTCAAACTCTAAAATTAAGAGAGTATATGATAAACGGAACTACTGTCTGTATTGTCTAACGCCCTCATCAAAAATTGCAAGACATCTAGAAGCTAAGCATGCAGATAAAGAAGAGGTTGCGAAAGCATTCATGCATCCAAAGAATTCACAGGCAAGACGAGATGAGTTGAATATTTTACGACGCCGTGGAAATTATGCTCACAATTCTCTTATTGTGAGGAGTGGAGAAGGAGATCTGCAGGCCTGCTATAGACCTCGGGAAAGAAAACAAGGTTCCGATTTTATCCATTGTTTTCATTGCCAAGGGCTctatgccaagaaaacaatctgGAAGCACATTaaaatctgtcctgccaagaaaaaatctgagaaggaATTAGGTGTTTCTAAAAAGCGAGTTCAATCAAGATGTGCATTAAAAACTGCAGTAGCATGTGAAATTAGTGACGGATTAAAAACTGTACTTTCCTGCATGATCTACGATGAGGTGACTCGTGTGATCTATGACGACGACCTACTCTTAAAGTTTGGACAGCATCTCTTTGATCTAAATGGATCAAGAAAGAACCGACATGACTACATAAGGCAAAGACTTAGAGAACTTGGTAGACTGCTGACAGAGGCCCGGAAGAATTCATCTATTCGCAAGGCAGTGGAGCTCATCTATCCTGCAAACTTTAATCGTGTGATAACTGCAGTGAAGGTATTGGCTGGGCACAACTCggaaaacaacacatacaaaaaaccCTCCTTAGCCTTAAAAATTGGTCACAGTCTGGGTGTACTTAGTGAGCTGATTGAAAGTGATAGTTTGTCTTCAGTTGACAGAGATGAGTGCTTGTTGGAATATGCTAGAGAATTTAAGACAATCAAAAATTTCAGATGGAAGGCATTGATTAGCAGAGGTGCGACGACGACAATGACAGAGGCAAAGTGGAATGCACCACAGATTTTACCTTTCACTGAAGATGTCAAACTTTTGGACGAACATGTGGAAAAGAGTAGAGAAGTTGCAGAAAGAATGCTTAAACTCTGTCCTTCTGCGAGTAATTATGCAGCACTGGCGAAAGTGACACTGGCTCAGGTGATAATTTTCAACAGAAGAAGAGAAGGAGAGGTGTCAAGAATGGAACTGTCTACTTTCGTAGAAAGGAAAGAGCTGGAACATAACGAGGACATGGCAGCCTGTCTCACCCCTCTGGAGAACAAGATGTGCGAGTTTTTCACTAGATTAGAAATCAGGGGGAAACGAGGAAGAGGTGTCCCTGTGCTCCTAAAACCATCAATGGTCTCAGCCATGGAGCTCCTAGCTCAAACCCGTGAGATGTGTGGAGtcttaaaagaaaatgtattcatgtttggaagaccggAAGCCATGACTGCTTACAGAGGGGGAGAGTGCATCCAAAAGCTTGCAAAGGAGAGTGGTGCTAAAAATCCAGAGGCCTTAACATCAACAAGGCTCAGGAAGCACATAGCTACAATGTCACAGGTTCTTAATCTTCAAGAAAATGAAGCAGACCAACTTGCGGACTTTCTGGGACATGACATTCGTGTGCACAGGCAGTATTATCGACTACCACAAGGAACACTACAGCTTGCCAAAATGAGCAAAATGTTGTTAGCTGTGGAGCAAGGAACCCTCTCCCAGTATAAAGGTCAAACCCTTGATGACGTTCAGATTGACCCGCAAG AAAAAGTTGACTCTACACAAGACCCAGAGGAATCAAGCGATGAGGAAAGTGATCTCACAGTCCCAGAAGCTACAGGGGAAGCAGATGTTGAGGAAGAGGCTGCAACATCCCTTCCATCTTCTTCCAAGACCACTCTCATTGAAG ATATGGGAGTTTCCCAGATGACAGGAGGCATCACCAAACGTAAGTGGACCGATGCTGAAATATATGCTGTCGAAAAGCACATGATGCACTTCATCCATAAATGCCAGGTACCACAAAAGTTGGACTGCCTTCGCTGTATTAATTCTGAACCACATGCCCTAAAAAATCGCACTTGGACTGGTGTCAAAAACTTTGTCAGAAACCGCATTACGACCTTAAAGAGAAGGGCTTCTGCCAAATGCTAA
- the LOC144032300 gene encoding uncharacterized protein LOC144032300 isoform X4, which produces MFRVSYIIRLDNQNPLCHRKMANNGRTVQRRRNRVTPQKDAEQHVLLEKDKMGLRESFINPFKGRGVVATQTFTKEEFVLEYRGKLCEQGLEQNLERNEQEAVFLFYFNWRGKGWCLDASDEDQSLGRLVNDNHIKPNCKMKVIEVGGLPHLCLFAIRDIAPGEELSYNYGNSDWPWRKKTPSLEAAEDTNASKRPKTPSLEAAEDTSASKRPKTPSLEAAAHTSSSKRPKTPSLEAAEDTSANKRPKTPSLEAAEDMSASKRPKTPSLEAAAHTSSSKRPKTPSLEAAEDTSASKRPKTPSLEVAEDMSAGDRCQTPPLEVGDDRMDAGDRPQTPLCEVTDDILNVANSPQSSTCLDESPEISDDTDYDDKDYIPETEKQNMFDSDDSIDLCPLEKTSSSSVFPSLANSAIDAQTSEKTKTNTSRKRSLLKVSGTRNQSPLKKSRVQCISESIKVSPPSNSKIKRVYDKRNYCLYCLTPSSKIARHLEAKHADKEEVAKAFMHPKNSQARRDELNILRRRGNYAHNSLIVRSGEGDLQACYRPRERKQGSDFIHCFHCQGLYAKKTIWKHIKICPAKKKSEKELGVSKKRVQSRCALKTAVACEISDGLKTVLSCMIYDEVTRVIYDDDLLLKFGQHLFDLNGSRKNRHDYIRQRLRELGRLLTEARKNSSIRKAVELIYPANFNRVITAVKVLAGHNSENNTYKKPSLALKIGHSLGVLSELIESDSLSSVDRDECLLEYAREFKTIKNFRWKALISRGATTTMTEAKWNAPQILPFTEDVKLLDEHVEKSREVAERMLKLCPSASNYAALAKVTLAQVIIFNRRREGEVSRMELSTFVERKELEHNEDMAACLTPLENKMCEFFTRLEIRGKRGRGVPVLLKPSMVSAMELLAQTREMCGVLKENVFMFGRPEAMTAYRGGECIQKLAKESGAKNPEALTSTRLRKHIATMSQVLNLQENEADQLADFLGHDIRVHRQYYRLPQGTLQLAKMSKMLLAVEQGTLSQYKGQTLDDVQIDPQEKVDSTQDPEESSDEESDLTVPEATGEADVEEEAATSLPSSSKTTLIEDMGVSQMTGGITKRKWTDAEIYAVEKHMMHFIHKCQVPQKLDCLRCINSEPHALKNRTWTGVKNFVRNRITTLKRRASAKC; this is translated from the exons ATGTTCAGAGTGAGTTACATAATCCGCCTTGATAACCAAAACCCTCTTTGCCATAGAAAGATGGCAAACAATGGAAGAACAGTGCAAAGGCGGAGGAATCGGGTCACTCCACAAAAAGATGCTGAGCAGCATGTACTATTGGAAAAGGATAAGATGGGACTTAGAGAGTCCTTCATTAACCCATTCAAAG GTCGAGGTGTGGTTGCTACACAGACTTttaccaaagaagaatttgtgcTGGAGTACCGTGGAAAGCTTTGTGAACAAGGTCTTGAGCAAAATTTGGAGCGTAATGAACAAGAAGCAGTCttcctattttatttcaactggAGAGGTAAAGGTTGGTG TCTTGATGCATCAGATGAAGACCAGTCATTGGGAAGGCTCGTAAATGACAACCACATAAAGCCAAACTGCAAGATGAAGGTTATTGAAGTTGGTGGTTTGCCACATCTTTGCCTTTTTGCAATCCGAGACATCGCTCCAGGTGAAGAATTGTCGTATAACTACGGAAATTCAGACTGGCCTTGGCGCAAAAAG ACACCATCACTTGAGGCCGCTGAAGACACGAATGCAAGCAAAAGACCTAAG ACACCATCACTTGAGGCCGCTGAAGACACGAGTGCTAGCAAAAGACCTAAG acaccatcacttgaggccgctgcacacacgagttcAAGCAAAAGACCTAAG ACACCATCACTTGAGGCCGCTGAAGACACGAGTGCGAACAAAAGACCTAAG ACACCATCACTTGAGGCCGCTGAAGACATGAGTGCGAGCAAAAGACCTAAG acaccatcacttgaggccgctgcacacacgagttcAAGCAAAAGACCTAAG ACACCATCACTTGAGGCCGCTGAAGACACGAGTGCTAGCAAAAGACCTAAG ACACCATCTCTTGAAGTTGCTGAAGACATGAGTGCTGGCGACAGATGTCAG ACACCACCTCTCGAGGTGGGAGATGACAGGATGGATGCTGGCGACAGGCCTCAG ACACCATTATGTGAAGTCACAGATGATATCCTAAATGTTGCCAATAGTCCTCAG tcTTCCACATGTTTGGACGAATCACCGGAGATCTCTGATGATACAGACTATGATGATAAAGATTATATTCcagaaacagaaaaacaaaatatgttcgACTCTGACGATAGCATAGACTTGTGTCCACTGGAGAAAACATCATCTTCATCTGTCTTCCCATCTTTGGCTAATTCAGCTATTGATGCTCAAACCTCTGAGAAGACAAAGACAAACACTTCAAGGAAGAGGAGCCTACTTAAGGTCTCTGGGACAAGAAACCAAAGTCCTCTGAAAAAAAGCAGAGTCCAGTGTATTTCAGAATCTATCAAAGTGTCTCCACCCTCAAACTCTAAAATTAAGAGAGTATATGATAAACGGAACTACTGTCTGTATTGTCTAACGCCCTCATCAAAAATTGCAAGACATCTAGAAGCTAAGCATGCAGATAAAGAAGAGGTTGCGAAAGCATTCATGCATCCAAAGAATTCACAGGCAAGACGAGATGAGTTGAATATTTTACGACGCCGTGGAAATTATGCTCACAATTCTCTTATTGTGAGGAGTGGAGAAGGAGATCTGCAGGCCTGCTATAGACCTCGGGAAAGAAAACAAGGTTCCGATTTTATCCATTGTTTTCATTGCCAAGGGCTctatgccaagaaaacaatctgGAAGCACATTaaaatctgtcctgccaagaaaaaatctgagaaggaATTAGGTGTTTCTAAAAAGCGAGTTCAATCAAGATGTGCATTAAAAACTGCAGTAGCATGTGAAATTAGTGACGGATTAAAAACTGTACTTTCCTGCATGATCTACGATGAGGTGACTCGTGTGATCTATGACGACGACCTACTCTTAAAGTTTGGACAGCATCTCTTTGATCTAAATGGATCAAGAAAGAACCGACATGACTACATAAGGCAAAGACTTAGAGAACTTGGTAGACTGCTGACAGAGGCCCGGAAGAATTCATCTATTCGCAAGGCAGTGGAGCTCATCTATCCTGCAAACTTTAATCGTGTGATAACTGCAGTGAAGGTATTGGCTGGGCACAACTCggaaaacaacacatacaaaaaaccCTCCTTAGCCTTAAAAATTGGTCACAGTCTGGGTGTACTTAGTGAGCTGATTGAAAGTGATAGTTTGTCTTCAGTTGACAGAGATGAGTGCTTGTTGGAATATGCTAGAGAATTTAAGACAATCAAAAATTTCAGATGGAAGGCATTGATTAGCAGAGGTGCGACGACGACAATGACAGAGGCAAAGTGGAATGCACCACAGATTTTACCTTTCACTGAAGATGTCAAACTTTTGGACGAACATGTGGAAAAGAGTAGAGAAGTTGCAGAAAGAATGCTTAAACTCTGTCCTTCTGCGAGTAATTATGCAGCACTGGCGAAAGTGACACTGGCTCAGGTGATAATTTTCAACAGAAGAAGAGAAGGAGAGGTGTCAAGAATGGAACTGTCTACTTTCGTAGAAAGGAAAGAGCTGGAACATAACGAGGACATGGCAGCCTGTCTCACCCCTCTGGAGAACAAGATGTGCGAGTTTTTCACTAGATTAGAAATCAGGGGGAAACGAGGAAGAGGTGTCCCTGTGCTCCTAAAACCATCAATGGTCTCAGCCATGGAGCTCCTAGCTCAAACCCGTGAGATGTGTGGAGtcttaaaagaaaatgtattcatgtttggaagaccggAAGCCATGACTGCTTACAGAGGGGGAGAGTGCATCCAAAAGCTTGCAAAGGAGAGTGGTGCTAAAAATCCAGAGGCCTTAACATCAACAAGGCTCAGGAAGCACATAGCTACAATGTCACAGGTTCTTAATCTTCAAGAAAATGAAGCAGACCAACTTGCGGACTTTCTGGGACATGACATTCGTGTGCACAGGCAGTATTATCGACTACCACAAGGAACACTACAGCTTGCCAAAATGAGCAAAATGTTGTTAGCTGTGGAGCAAGGAACCCTCTCCCAGTATAAAGGTCAAACCCTTGATGACGTTCAGATTGACCCGCAAG AAAAAGTTGACTCTACACAAGACCCAGAGGAATCAAGCGATGAGGAAAGTGATCTCACAGTCCCAGAAGCTACAGGGGAAGCAGATGTTGAGGAAGAGGCTGCAACATCCCTTCCATCTTCTTCCAAGACCACTCTCATTGAAG ATATGGGAGTTTCCCAGATGACAGGAGGCATCACCAAACGTAAGTGGACCGATGCTGAAATATATGCTGTCGAAAAGCACATGATGCACTTCATCCATAAATGCCAGGTACCACAAAAGTTGGACTGCCTTCGCTGTATTAATTCTGAACCACATGCCCTAAAAAATCGCACTTGGACTGGTGTCAAAAACTTTGTCAGAAACCGCATTACGACCTTAAAGAGAAGGGCTTCTGCCAAATGCTAA
- the LOC144032300 gene encoding uncharacterized protein LOC144032300 isoform X7, producing the protein MFRVSYIIRLDNQNPLCHRKMANNGRTVQRRRNRVTPQKDAEQHVLLEKDKMGLRESFINPFKGRGVVATQTFTKEEFVLEYRGKLCEQGLEQNLERNEQEAVFLFYFNWRGKGWCLDASDEDQSLGRLVNDNHIKPNCKMKVIEVGGLPHLCLFAIRDIAPGEELSYNYGNSDWPWRKKTPSLEAAEDTNASKRPKTPSLEAAEDTSASKRPKTPSLEAAAHTSSSKRPKTPSLEAAEDTSASKRPKTPSLEVAEDMSAGDRCQQTPPLEVGDDRMDAGDRPQQTPLCEVTDDILNVANSPQSSTCLDESPEISDDTDYDDKDYIPETEKQNMFDSDDSIDLCPLEKTSSSSVFPSLANSAIDAQTSEKTKTNTSRKRSLLKVSGTRNQSPLKKSRVQCISESIKVSPPSNSKIKRVYDKRNYCLYCLTPSSKIARHLEAKHADKEEVAKAFMHPKNSQARRDELNILRRRGNYAHNSLIVRSGEGDLQACYRPRERKQGSDFIHCFHCQGLYAKKTIWKHIKICPAKKKSEKELGVSKKRVQSRCALKTAVACEISDGLKTVLSCMIYDEVTRVIYDDDLLLKFGQHLFDLNGSRKNRHDYIRQRLRELGRLLTEARKNSSIRKAVELIYPANFNRVITAVKVLAGHNSENNTYKKPSLALKIGHSLGVLSELIESDSLSSVDRDECLLEYAREFKTIKNFRWKALISRGATTTMTEAKWNAPQILPFTEDVKLLDEHVEKSREVAERMLKLCPSASNYAALAKVTLAQVIIFNRRREGEVSRMELSTFVERKELEHNEDMAACLTPLENKMCEFFTRLEIRGKRGRGVPVLLKPSMVSAMELLAQTREMCGVLKENVFMFGRPEAMTAYRGGECIQKLAKESGAKNPEALTSTRLRKHIATMSQVLNLQENEADQLADFLGHDIRVHRQYYRLPQGTLQLAKMSKMLLAVEQGTLSQYKGQTLDDVQIDPQEKVDSTQDPEESSDEESDLTVPEATGEADVEEEAATSLPSSSKTTLIEDMGVSQMTGGITKRKWTDAEIYAVEKHMMHFIHKCQVPQKLDCLRCINSEPHALKNRTWTGVKNFVRNRITTLKRRASAKC; encoded by the exons ATGTTCAGAGTGAGTTACATAATCCGCCTTGATAACCAAAACCCTCTTTGCCATAGAAAGATGGCAAACAATGGAAGAACAGTGCAAAGGCGGAGGAATCGGGTCACTCCACAAAAAGATGCTGAGCAGCATGTACTATTGGAAAAGGATAAGATGGGACTTAGAGAGTCCTTCATTAACCCATTCAAAG GTCGAGGTGTGGTTGCTACACAGACTTttaccaaagaagaatttgtgcTGGAGTACCGTGGAAAGCTTTGTGAACAAGGTCTTGAGCAAAATTTGGAGCGTAATGAACAAGAAGCAGTCttcctattttatttcaactggAGAGGTAAAGGTTGGTG TCTTGATGCATCAGATGAAGACCAGTCATTGGGAAGGCTCGTAAATGACAACCACATAAAGCCAAACTGCAAGATGAAGGTTATTGAAGTTGGTGGTTTGCCACATCTTTGCCTTTTTGCAATCCGAGACATCGCTCCAGGTGAAGAATTGTCGTATAACTACGGAAATTCAGACTGGCCTTGGCGCAAAAAG ACACCATCACTTGAGGCCGCTGAAGACACGAATGCAAGCAAAAGACCTAAG ACACCATCACTTGAGGCCGCTGAAGACACGAGTGCTAGCAAAAGACCTAAG acaccatcacttgaggccgctgcacacacgagttcAAGCAAAAGACCTAAG ACACCATCACTTGAGGCCGCTGAAGACACGAGTGCTAGCAAAAGACCTAAG ACACCATCTCTTGAAGTTGCTGAAGACATGAGTGCTGGCGACAGATGTCAG CAGACACCACCTCTCGAGGTGGGAGATGACAGGATGGATGCTGGCGACAGGCCTCAG CAGACACCATTATGTGAAGTCACAGATGATATCCTAAATGTTGCCAATAGTCCTCAG tcTTCCACATGTTTGGACGAATCACCGGAGATCTCTGATGATACAGACTATGATGATAAAGATTATATTCcagaaacagaaaaacaaaatatgttcgACTCTGACGATAGCATAGACTTGTGTCCACTGGAGAAAACATCATCTTCATCTGTCTTCCCATCTTTGGCTAATTCAGCTATTGATGCTCAAACCTCTGAGAAGACAAAGACAAACACTTCAAGGAAGAGGAGCCTACTTAAGGTCTCTGGGACAAGAAACCAAAGTCCTCTGAAAAAAAGCAGAGTCCAGTGTATTTCAGAATCTATCAAAGTGTCTCCACCCTCAAACTCTAAAATTAAGAGAGTATATGATAAACGGAACTACTGTCTGTATTGTCTAACGCCCTCATCAAAAATTGCAAGACATCTAGAAGCTAAGCATGCAGATAAAGAAGAGGTTGCGAAAGCATTCATGCATCCAAAGAATTCACAGGCAAGACGAGATGAGTTGAATATTTTACGACGCCGTGGAAATTATGCTCACAATTCTCTTATTGTGAGGAGTGGAGAAGGAGATCTGCAGGCCTGCTATAGACCTCGGGAAAGAAAACAAGGTTCCGATTTTATCCATTGTTTTCATTGCCAAGGGCTctatgccaagaaaacaatctgGAAGCACATTaaaatctgtcctgccaagaaaaaatctgagaaggaATTAGGTGTTTCTAAAAAGCGAGTTCAATCAAGATGTGCATTAAAAACTGCAGTAGCATGTGAAATTAGTGACGGATTAAAAACTGTACTTTCCTGCATGATCTACGATGAGGTGACTCGTGTGATCTATGACGACGACCTACTCTTAAAGTTTGGACAGCATCTCTTTGATCTAAATGGATCAAGAAAGAACCGACATGACTACATAAGGCAAAGACTTAGAGAACTTGGTAGACTGCTGACAGAGGCCCGGAAGAATTCATCTATTCGCAAGGCAGTGGAGCTCATCTATCCTGCAAACTTTAATCGTGTGATAACTGCAGTGAAGGTATTGGCTGGGCACAACTCggaaaacaacacatacaaaaaaccCTCCTTAGCCTTAAAAATTGGTCACAGTCTGGGTGTACTTAGTGAGCTGATTGAAAGTGATAGTTTGTCTTCAGTTGACAGAGATGAGTGCTTGTTGGAATATGCTAGAGAATTTAAGACAATCAAAAATTTCAGATGGAAGGCATTGATTAGCAGAGGTGCGACGACGACAATGACAGAGGCAAAGTGGAATGCACCACAGATTTTACCTTTCACTGAAGATGTCAAACTTTTGGACGAACATGTGGAAAAGAGTAGAGAAGTTGCAGAAAGAATGCTTAAACTCTGTCCTTCTGCGAGTAATTATGCAGCACTGGCGAAAGTGACACTGGCTCAGGTGATAATTTTCAACAGAAGAAGAGAAGGAGAGGTGTCAAGAATGGAACTGTCTACTTTCGTAGAAAGGAAAGAGCTGGAACATAACGAGGACATGGCAGCCTGTCTCACCCCTCTGGAGAACAAGATGTGCGAGTTTTTCACTAGATTAGAAATCAGGGGGAAACGAGGAAGAGGTGTCCCTGTGCTCCTAAAACCATCAATGGTCTCAGCCATGGAGCTCCTAGCTCAAACCCGTGAGATGTGTGGAGtcttaaaagaaaatgtattcatgtttggaagaccggAAGCCATGACTGCTTACAGAGGGGGAGAGTGCATCCAAAAGCTTGCAAAGGAGAGTGGTGCTAAAAATCCAGAGGCCTTAACATCAACAAGGCTCAGGAAGCACATAGCTACAATGTCACAGGTTCTTAATCTTCAAGAAAATGAAGCAGACCAACTTGCGGACTTTCTGGGACATGACATTCGTGTGCACAGGCAGTATTATCGACTACCACAAGGAACACTACAGCTTGCCAAAATGAGCAAAATGTTGTTAGCTGTGGAGCAAGGAACCCTCTCCCAGTATAAAGGTCAAACCCTTGATGACGTTCAGATTGACCCGCAAG AAAAAGTTGACTCTACACAAGACCCAGAGGAATCAAGCGATGAGGAAAGTGATCTCACAGTCCCAGAAGCTACAGGGGAAGCAGATGTTGAGGAAGAGGCTGCAACATCCCTTCCATCTTCTTCCAAGACCACTCTCATTGAAG ATATGGGAGTTTCCCAGATGACAGGAGGCATCACCAAACGTAAGTGGACCGATGCTGAAATATATGCTGTCGAAAAGCACATGATGCACTTCATCCATAAATGCCAGGTACCACAAAAGTTGGACTGCCTTCGCTGTATTAATTCTGAACCACATGCCCTAAAAAATCGCACTTGGACTGGTGTCAAAAACTTTGTCAGAAACCGCATTACGACCTTAAAGAGAAGGGCTTCTGCCAAATGCTAA